One Cardiocondyla obscurior isolate alpha-2009 linkage group LG11, Cobs3.1, whole genome shotgun sequence DNA segment encodes these proteins:
- the Rab3-gef gene encoding MAP kinase-activating death domain protein isoform X1: protein MDIQKKFLCPRLVDYLAIVGSRMPAASRQPVQVPELLRRYPVEDHKDFPLPLDMVYFCQPEGCSSVGPKRTALREATSFTFTLTDKDSGKTRYGICVNFYRPTERAGVMASGNMSVKREKYNTTFRRESWRKSMERSTDSAFSSDYRSSAVGPSDSERDCSSSRRDSDTPQVPHAPRLEFIAPSGDSESGGSHSPSPRASRRRQRVRNHTLTSLCIISHHPFFSMFRECLFVLRKIIDACNESFSPQKVGASRQTNRDTVWSVLTGQALGDTPSIVLHDVREIETWILRLLSSPVPVPAKTRVEVEIISSNMQPPLCFALPDHTRFTLVDFPLHLPLELLGVDICLKVLTLILLENKIVLQSRDYNALSMSVMAFVTMIYPLEYMFPAIPLLPTCMSCAEQLLLAPTPFVIGIPASFLLYKKNFRLPDDIWLVDLDSNKITAPSALNEDSLPPLPEPEGTILKNHLKQAMQLMDQVGSSAMASMAGPPLAPQDASLRMSFQAQSRRESTVSHHFTLNVASTKHRPSVDQFTHSHAPLNSPGASSSSSPPRRPSMSQTVGPGPGGQFSPKATGQNSTAPFNPFIYGNDVDSVDIATRVAMVRFFNSQNLLANFTEHTRTLRLYPRPVVAFQINSFLRSRPRKSSFLNKFARTQAVEFLAEWSLTPSNVAFLRVQTGVFDPAQIGDKPRWYASNLEPIYFPVWDSGSSLANALKAMKEHETQPTDESGSDSEGAESTSSSYSSLSDFVSEMASSDLSPGYNCPQASQPQQMSLSVDPKNVYNPPSSLQYPGVEEDSPVRPESPPSTSSSHSDLSSPSLNRDSELELNPKIHEGSQSANDKEEGGSFESDSASTITPRTILSAQSSVGQFTGISMGALGTQSSLNDTERPATPHRTSRISRYVTPVPPTGPGLQRQPSVGNVLARASSFNTAGPLLPRQISAVNTGEHHHEATQLQRQASAGPVIMQKQGNDNTVQRQNSGGNATGNGVLRQGSQGSLFEQIASQAKDLMRETTRQSSQDGLLAHMDKLKHQAKEKITEAGEDSLFAPLEQLTQQTKKAMGEATKSVQEVSKTALEASKTAAGVSKNTLDDLTYVGKSTLGDLTKSAKEVAAKKGLLKGLGESQQSPVHSPQSPGSQRKDSISNQLVASDTRGGVGRDFFSNISSDLNGIAAQTSSMFSDLFGSKNNSKSSSFFPQNQKSKEKNPILGPFPKVAAKTGLVERSSLIKHSTHKVNQEDAQRLQNAERSSTNSDNQAFLNDVITQVLAGEGVGWLKLNRLKKLMEDENYRDLVVTKLNKGLNRKISPNDHIDDVAISKPVYKGMLKCLQAVTHGLAHTYNNFGLGGMASVFQLMEIAHTHYWSKDLSEGSGFDSSLMSQASSPFGSRENLKSPQSPNQSDFMDVSQRSDLPQVHLDVPQAPPAGDTSQSTTDMFLDMFTKKGKFLSKLTSFDSESGRGGGTGSSEALSTDGGSIITNPAFRQAHQASFRSTVSDSEVEQGNFPRQGKQRSGSVWSSKSSLSTGFRYHGGSLIPTTAVPSPETARTYLFEGLLGKERSSLWDEMQFWEDAFLDAVSQERDMMGMDQGPGEMVERYKSLSESERRRLEHEEDRLLCTLLHNLTAVLVMLNVDKNELKRKVRRLLGKSHIGLIYSQELNLLLDQINNLHGNDIDLKPLTSRQMHRQSFTVHSGVDAEGDLRFLEVRHDGLVLRSVNGVIVERWWYERVVNMTYSPKNKVLCLWRRSGGDTELHKYYTKKCKDVYYCIKDAMEKAAARGRGANAGYELGGEFPVQDMRTGEGGLLQVCMEGVGLLFANSKDFEFFVRLDHIRKCFTQKDGIFVLEEFNPKTRQVIQRKYKSQMASDICYAVLCVFSYVAAGTEKGKQQQQPPQPQQHSLQPHHQRQHQHQQQQHQHQQQQQQHQQQQHQQQQHQQHQQQQQNYQSRHPYQQHRQEQSQPSNPTPQMHKPTQLDPHPRQH, encoded by the exons ATGGATATACAGAAGAAGTTCCTGTGTCCCCGACTGGTGGATTATCTCGCCATCGTGGGGTCCAGGATGCCCGCTGCCTCTCGTCAGCCCGTACAG GTACCGGAGCTGCTACGTAGATATCCGGTGGAGGATCACAAGGACTTTCCTCTGCCTTTGGATATGGTGTACTTCTGTCAGCCGGAAGGCTGCAGCAGCGTGGGACCGAAGCGTACGGCCTTACGAGAGGCGACGTCATTCACCTTCACCCTTACCGACAAGGATTCAG GAAAAACGCGTTATGGAATCTGCGTGAATTTCTATCGACCTACGGAGAGAGCGGGGGTCATGGCCAGCGGAAACATGTCGGTCAAAAGAGAGAAGTACAACACCACGTTTCGCAGGGAAAGCTGGAGGAAGAGCATGGAGAGAAGCACGGACTCCGCTTTTTCTAG CGACTATAGGAGCAGTGCGGTGGGTCCGAGTGACTCTGAGAGAGATTGCTCCAGTAGCAGAAGGGACTCGGATACCCCGCAGGTACCTCACGCCCCGAGATTGGAGTTCATCGCACCGAGCGGAGACAGCGAAAGTGGCGGCAGTCATTCCCCTTCGCCACGCGCGTCTCGAAGACGTCAG AGGGTTCGCAATCACACCTTAACTTCGTTATGCATCATTTCGCATCATCCGTTCTTTTCGATGTTCCGGGAGTGTCTTTTCGTTCTGAGGAAGATTATCGATGCGTGCAACGAGAGCTTTTCGCCGCAAAAGGTGGGAGCCTCTCGTCAGACCAACAG AGATACGGTATGGAGCGTGCTAACTGGTCAAGCTCTAGGCGATACACCGTCCATCGTGCTTCACGATGTTCGCGAGATCGAAACGTGGATATTGCGATTGCTCAGTAGCCCTGTGCCCGTTCCGGCGAAGACACGCGTTGAAGTTGAGATAATATCATCGAATATGCAGCCTCCACTGTGCTTTGCCCTGCCGGACCACACCAGGTTTACTCTAGTCGATTTTCCTTTGCATCTACCGCTGGAGCTCCTAGGCGTCGACATATGTCTAAAGGTCCTTACTCTCATCCTCTTAGAGAACAAG atTGTACTTCAGTCACGCGATTACAACGCGTTGTCCATGTCGGTTATGGCGTTCGTCACGATGATTTATCCACTGGAGTACATGTTTCCGGCGATACCTTTGCTTCCCACATGCATGAGCTGCGCGGAACAGCTGTTGCTTGCCCCAACGCCCTTCGTGATCGGAATACCCGCGTCTTTCTTGCTGTACAAGAAGAACTTCAGGCTGCCCGACGATATCTGGCTGGTGGATTTGGATAGCAATAAGATTACGGCGCCTAGCGCTCTGAACGAGGATAGTTTACCGCCATTACCGGAGCCGGAGGGCACTATTCTAAAGAATCATCTAAAGCAG GCAATGCAACTGATGGATCAAGTTGGCTCTAgt GCGATGGCCAGTATGGCAGGCCCACCGTTGGCCCCGCAGGACGCGTCGCTGCGTATGTCCTTTCAAGCGCAGAGCAGAAGAGAAAGCACGGTCTCTCATCATTTCACCTTAAA cgTTGCTTCGACAAAGCACAGACCGAGCGTCGATCAGTTCACGCATTCTCACGCCCCATTAAATTCACCCGGCGCGAGCTCGTCGTCGAGCCCACCTCGTCGGCCGTCGATGTCACAGACAGTTGGACCCGGACCGGGCGGCCAGTTTTCGCCGAAGGCAACTGGACAAAACTCGACGGCGCCTTTCAACCCTTTCATCTACGGGAACGACGTGGACTCGGTGGATATCGCTACGCGGGTCGCCATGGTACGGTTCTTCAATTCGCAGAACCTGCTGGCCAACTTCACCGAGCACACGCGGACTTTGCGGCTGTACCCTCGGCCGGTGGTGGCCTTCCAGATCAACTCGTTTCTCCGCTCGCGGCCCAGGAAGAGCAGCTTCCTCAACAAGTTTGCGCGCACGCAGGCGGTCGAATTCCTGGCCGAATGGTCTTTAACACCGAGTAACGTGGCCTTCCTCCGAGTGCAAACCGGCGTGTTCGATCCCGCGCAGATCGGCGACAAGCCGCGCTGGTACGCGAGCAATCTCGAGCCGATCTACTTCCCTGTCTGGGATTCCGGTAGCTCGCTGGCGAACGCTTTGAAGGCGATGAAGGAGCACGAGACTCAGCCTACGGACGAGAGTGGGTCGGATTCCGAAGGTGCGGAGAGCACCAGTTCTTCTTATTCTTCCCTAAGCGACTTTGTCTCCGAGATGGCATCGTCTGATTTGTCACCAG GTTACAACTGTCCGCAAGCGAGTCAGCCGCAACAAATGTCGCTTTCGGTAGACCCGAAGAACGTTTACAACCCACCGAGCTCTCTGCAATATCCGGGAGTGGAGGAGGATTCGCCAGTGCGTCCTGAGAGTCCGCCGAGCACGTCTTCTAGTCACAGCGATCTCAGCAGCCCGAGCTTGAACAGGGACTCTGAGCTCGAGTTAAATCCAAAAATTCACGAGGGCTCGCAGTCGGCTAAC GATAAAGAGGAGGGTGGTAGCTTTGAGTCAGACTCCGCGTCGACAATAACACCGCGCACTATCCTGAGCGCACAAAGTTCGGTAGGACAGTTCACAGGGATAAGCATGGGAGCTTTAGGCACTCAGTCTTCGCTCAACGACACTGAACGTCCTGCCACACCTCACAGGACCTCGCGTATCAGTAGATATGTCACTCCT GTACCGCCTACGGGACCGGGTTTGCAGCGCCAGCCGAGCGTCGGCAACGTCCTGGCGAGAGCTTCTAGTTTCAATACCGCCGGGCCACTTTTGCCGCGGCAGATAAGCGCGGTCAATACCGGCGAGCATCACCACGAGGCGACGCAGCTTCAGCGTCAGGCATCGGCTGGGCCGGTGATTATGCAGAAACAAGGCAACGACAACACGGTGCAACGACAAAACAGCGGTGGCAATGCTACCGGAAACGGTGTGCTTCGCCAGGGCTCGCAGGGTTCCTTGTTCGAGCAAATCGCCAGCCAGGCAAAGGACTTGATGCGGGAGACTACGAGACAAAGCAGCCAGGACGGGTTACTCGCGCACATGGACAAG CTGAAGCATcaggcgaaagaaaaaattacggAGGCAGGCGAGGATAGTTTATTTGCGCCACTGGAGCAA TTGACGCAGCAGACGAAAAAGGCGATGGGCGAGGCCACAAAGTCGGTGCAGGAGGTATCAAAGACCGCGTTAGAAGCTAGTAAAACTGCAGCGGGTGTGAGTAAGAACACGTTGGATGATCTGACGTACGTCGGTAAAAGCACATTGGGAGACCTAACGAAAAGTGCCAAAGAAGTTGCCGCGAAAAAAGGATTGCTCAAG GGCCTTGGAGAGTCGCAACAATCACCGGTGCACAGTCCGCAGTCACCCGGCTCGCAGCGGAAAGATTCGATCAGCAATCAGTTGGTCGCATCTGACACGCGTGGTGGCGTCGGGCGAGACTTTTTCAGCAATATTAGCAGCGATTTAAACGGAATCGCAGCACAGACTAGTAGCATGTTTAGCGATTTATTCG gtagtaaaaataattctaagaGCAGCAGCTTTTTCCCACAAAATCAGaaatcgaaagagaaaaatcctaTTCTTGGACCATTTCCGAAAG TTGCAGCAAAAACCGGTTTGGTGGAACGGTCTTCGTTGATCAAACATTCTACACATAAAGTTAATCAAGAAGATGCGCAAAGATTACAAAACGCGGAACGCTCCAGCACAAATAGCGACAATCAAGCCTTTTTAAATGAC GTGATAACGCAAGTGTTGGCTGGCGAAGGTGTTGGCTGGCTCAAATTAAATAGATTGAAGAAGCTAATGGAAGATGAAAATTATCGAGATTTAGTTGTGACCAAATTGAACAAAGGTCTTAATAGAAAGATTAGTCCCAATGATCATATTGACGATGTg gCCATATCGAAGCCCGTATATAAGGGAATGTTAAAGTGCCTTCAAGCAGTAACGCATGGTCTCGCACACACGTATAACAATTTTGGACTAGGCGGGATGGCTTCTGTCTTCCAACTGATGGAAATCGCTCACACGCATTACTGGAGCAAAGATCTGTCCGAAGGTAGTGGCTTCGACAGCTCTTTAATGTCGCAG GCGTCTAGCCCATTCGGTAGCAGGGAAAACCTGAAATCTCCGCAATCTCCGAATCAGTCAGATTTTATGGATGTTTCGCAAAGATCAG acTTGCCGCAAGTGCATTTGGATGTGCCACAAGCACCACCGGCAGGAGATACCAGCCAGTCAACGACGGACATGTTTTTAGATATGTTCACGAAGAAGGGAAAATTTTTAAGCAAGCTCACTTCGTTCGACTCAGAG AGTGGGCGGGGTGGTGGAACGGGGAGCAGCGAAGCTTTATCCACTGACGGAGGTAGCATTATCACTAATCCTGCTTTTCGGCAAGCGCACCAAGCTTCCTTTCGAAGCACCGTGTCTGATAGCGAGGTCGAGCAAGGCAAT TTTCCTCGGCAGGGCAAGCAGCGTTCTGGTAGCGTCTGGTCCAGTAAATCGTCCTTAAGCACCGGATTCCGATACCACGGCGGAAGTTTAATACCCACCACGGCGGTACCAAGTCCGGAGACTGCAAGAACGTATCTCTTCGAAG gtTTATTAGGAAAAGAAAGATCATCTTTGTGGGACGAAATGCAGTTCTGGGAAGATGCCTTCTTGGATGCTGTCTCGCAAGAACGCGATATGATGGGCATGGACCAAGGACCTGGAGAAATGGTGGAGAG GTATAAAAGTTTAAGCGAGAGCGAAAGGCGACGGCTGGAGCACGAGGAGGACAGACTGTTGTGCACTCTGCTGCATAATCTCACCGCCGTTCTCGTGATGCTGAACGTCGACAAGAACGAACTGAAGCGCAAGGTGCGCCGGTTGTTGGGCAAGAGTCACATCGGTCTTATCTATAGTCAGGAACTGAACTTACTTCTTGACCAGATAAACAATCTC catGGAAACGACATTGATCTGAAGCCCCTGACGTCCCGACAAATGCACCGCCAGTCGTTCACCGTGCACTCAGGAGTCGACGCCGAAGGTGATTTACGATTCCTCGAGGTTCGCCACGATGGTCTCGTGCTGAGATCGGTGAACGGTGTGATAGTCGAGCGCTGGTGGTACGAGCGGGTGGTTAACATGACCTATAGTCCGAAGAACAAGGTTCTCTGCTTGTGGAGGAGAAGCGGTGGAGATACTGAGTTACACAAATATTACACCAAAAAG TGCAAGGACGTGTACTACTGCATTAAGGACGCCATGGAAAAGGCGGCAGCTCGCGGGCGAGGTGCGAACGCTGGCTACGAGCTCGGTGGCGAGTTTCCGGTGCAGGACATGCGAACGGGCGAAGGTGGGCTTCTACAAGTCTGCATGGAGGGCGTCGGTCTCTTATTCGCAAATAGCAAG GATTTCGAG TTTTTTGTAAGACTCGATCATATCCGCAAGTGCTTTACTCAAAAGGATGGAATCTTTGTTTTGGAAGAATTCA atccTAAAACTAGACAAGTAATTCAACGTAAATATAAGTCTCAAATG GCATCTGACATCTGCTACGCTGTTCTCTGCGTATTTTCTTACGTGGCGGCTGGCACTGAAAAAGGGAAACAGCAACAACAGCCACCACAGCCTCAGCAGCACAGTTTGCAGCCGCATCATCAACGTCAGCATCAGCACCAACAACAGCAGCACCAGCaccaacagcagcagcagcagcatcaacagcagcagcaccagcagcagcagcatcaACAGCaccagcagcaacagcaaaaTTATCAGAGCCGACATCCTTATCAACAGCACAGACAAGAGCAATCGCAGCCGAGTAACCCGACTCCGCAAATGCATAAACCTACGCAGCTGGATCCTCATCCTCGTCAGCACTGA